A single window of Euzebyales bacterium DNA harbors:
- the panB gene encoding 3-methyl-2-oxobutanoate hydroxymethyltransferase: MSKRPRSIHDLRTFKQRGERFVMVTAYDALSAEILDEAGIPILLVGDSLGMVVMGHTSTVPVTMDDILHHTAAVRRGAPDALVVADMPFGSFQVDMTDARRNATRLLKEAGATAVKIEGGGPMIELVADLVRIGIPVMGHLGLTPQSVNQFGGFKVQGRSDADADRIVHDIKGLEGAGAFSVVLECVPSDLGRRATEAVDIPTIGIGAGPDTGGQVLVLPDLLGMSGGRLPRFVKAYADGRSFVRDAVKSFQSEVAAGEYPGPEHQY; this comes from the coding sequence ATGAGCAAGAGACCACGGTCCATCCACGACCTCCGGACGTTCAAGCAGCGCGGCGAGCGGTTCGTGATGGTGACCGCCTACGACGCCCTGTCCGCGGAGATCCTCGACGAAGCCGGCATCCCCATCCTGCTCGTCGGTGACTCGTTGGGCATGGTCGTCATGGGTCACACCTCGACCGTACCGGTCACCATGGACGACATCCTGCACCACACAGCGGCCGTGCGCCGTGGTGCGCCCGATGCGCTCGTCGTCGCGGACATGCCGTTCGGCTCGTTCCAGGTCGACATGACCGATGCCAGGCGCAACGCGACCCGGCTGCTCAAGGAGGCGGGTGCGACCGCAGTGAAGATCGAGGGCGGCGGGCCGATGATCGAACTGGTCGCCGACCTCGTGCGCATCGGCATCCCGGTCATGGGCCACTTGGGGCTCACGCCGCAGTCGGTCAACCAGTTCGGCGGCTTCAAGGTCCAGGGGCGGTCCGACGCCGACGCCGACCGCATCGTCCACGACATCAAGGGCCTCGAAGGGGCCGGCGCGTTCTCCGTCGTGCTCGAGTGCGTGCCGAGTGACCTGGGCCGTCGCGCGACCGAAGCCGTCGACATCCCGACCATCGGCATCGGCGCCGGGCCGGACACCGGCGGGCAGGTGCTGGTGCTGCCCGACCTGCTAGGGATGAGCGGCGGACGCCTGCCGCGCTTCGTCAAGGCCTACGCCGACGGGCGCAGCTTCGTCCGCGACGCGGTCAAGTCGTTCCAGTCCGAGGTCGCCGCCGGCGAGTACCCCGGACCCGAGCACCAGTACTGA
- the dtd gene encoding D-aminoacyl-tRNA deacylase produces the protein MRVVLQRVAEAAVRVDGDIVGEIGPGLLALVGVGRRSGPADATWLAAKTATLRVFADERGRMNRSVQDIGGSVLAVSQFTLYGDVSKGRRPSFIDAAEPERAQELYELYCSALPVTVARGVFGAHMDISARADGPVTLLLEREDL, from the coding sequence ATGCGGGTCGTGCTGCAGCGGGTCGCCGAGGCCGCCGTGCGGGTGGATGGCGACATCGTGGGCGAGATCGGCCCGGGCCTGCTCGCCCTCGTCGGCGTCGGCCGGCGCTCCGGCCCCGCCGACGCGACGTGGCTCGCGGCCAAGACCGCGACGCTGCGTGTGTTCGCCGATGAGCGCGGCCGGATGAACCGTTCCGTGCAGGACATCGGGGGGTCGGTACTCGCCGTGAGCCAATTCACACTCTACGGTGATGTCTCGAAGGGACGGCGCCCGTCGTTCATCGACGCGGCGGAGCCGGAGCGGGCGCAGGAGCTCTATGAGTTGTACTGTTCGGCATTGCCGGTCACCGTTGCACGTGGTGTGTTCGGCGCACACATGGACATCAGCGCCCGGGCGGATGGTCCTGTGACGCTGTTGCTTGAACGAGAGGACCTCTGA
- the npdG gene encoding NADPH-dependent F420 reductase — protein sequence MTGDGKLPTVGILGGTGPQGRGLGLRLALADYEVVLGSRSPERAADAARGLVDDHDVADGLLTGGPNHEAAARDIVIVTVPFDGVRPLLEPLGDLLAGTLVISCVNRMGFDRDGPHPIPVPEGSAAELVAELAPAADVYGAFHHVPAGRLTRDLGPLDMDVLITGDGIHPDVRDLVESIEGVRAVPAGPLRLSRPLEELTAVIIAVNRHYNVASGIRLTGLPDSR from the coding sequence AAGCTGCCCACCGTCGGCATCCTCGGCGGCACGGGACCACAGGGACGCGGGCTCGGGCTGCGGCTGGCGCTGGCGGACTACGAGGTCGTGCTCGGCTCCCGCTCGCCCGAGCGCGCGGCCGACGCCGCCCGCGGCCTGGTCGACGACCACGACGTCGCCGACGGGTTGCTGACGGGTGGTCCCAACCACGAGGCGGCCGCCCGCGACATCGTGATCGTGACCGTGCCGTTCGACGGGGTGCGTCCGCTGCTCGAGCCGCTGGGCGACCTGCTGGCCGGGACGCTCGTGATCAGCTGCGTCAACCGGATGGGCTTCGACCGGGACGGTCCGCACCCGATCCCGGTCCCGGAGGGCAGCGCCGCTGAGCTCGTCGCCGAGCTGGCGCCGGCCGCGGACGTGTACGGGGCGTTCCACCATGTGCCGGCGGGACGGCTGACCCGAGACCTGGGCCCGCTGGACATGGACGTCCTGATCACGGGCGACGGCATCCATCCCGACGTGCGCGACCTGGTCGAGTCGATCGAGGGCGTGCGCGCCGTCCCGGCGGGCCCGCTACGGCTCAGCCGCCCGCTCGAGGAGCTAACGGCGGTCATCATCGCCGTCAACAGGCACTACAACGTGGCGTCCGGCATCCGTCTGACGGGCCTGCCCGACAGCCGCTGA